A single genomic interval of Hydractinia symbiolongicarpus strain clone_291-10 chromosome 8, HSymV2.1, whole genome shotgun sequence harbors:
- the LOC130654221 gene encoding zinc finger protein 808-like, whose amino-acid sequence MAVSRPSNNSDWMMHPSFVFKTFEESLIKSPFPYSNTPHVVPEKILESFVDQNGIRFYRVKWVDNWLTEQHVSANFPHLMTEYWINKPINDVDYQAYPNQARTTLPSLPLTMPASLSITKTARTETKAQTSSATLHHITPQPSSSIMSIPQLFSNDNNKQQSTGANLLSAKANAETDFIVGESLKLPEKLNIKSDLTALKGKKSEMEEKNLQLPKSTDNSIILFLDKTNLYEVQSPSKKKDTSVFASKPPVGPALTPSFDNSLHQFVNQAAMQLPQMDHLNSQRHQAALSQILAESGVEERRTSIAKKVITKQQQPQQQQQQPATPKDKQPVTCDICGKSISSRKNLRVHKTVKHFKNGNFACNVCGRKFALNRDLKRHMPLHTNERKYVCPYCGLQCKQPGHLTKHIRTHTEVMNWRCDCCFKNFKVQADLKEHCFTEHANIKDRNLTCSVCKEKLKLPNSVYLHSLRHSGVREFECHICKATFKLKQHMQVHLKTHEKPKEPEKISCEICEKQFKFRHMYERHLAKHVEKTAEEYQENKRLKEEEKRSKLEKKRIADMEKRRRGSKSGDDDSDSDVERGGRNLSKRKRRKPSRVLYNEELKTKLLVRQKALLKKESVCPHCNELFKSKALLNSHVKSHKQDVPAENGPNVVQENPNVGTKTLQENGSDDEFIFEPVDSEAAVLKLTSVNSGSGTRTNDVSDVSTYENKSALMDPCNEIETNNTTATKPNEILSNPSVTPNANNTTQQITQAVEVVSRSQPLISNTNDSQLPLSSNNDSLTMAANNVIAEILIAAHHANARASVADFAPSASIRDATPTLPTVLPPIGLTIPGHGVDDRLSVPNDFTKVVPPSPSGSSQIEASNEKS is encoded by the exons ATGGCTGTCTCAAGACCTTCTAACAACTCTGACTGGATGATGCATCCAAGCTTTgtatttaaaacatttgaagaatcaTTGATAAAGTCACCCTTCCCTTACAGTAACACGCCACATGTTGTTCCAGAGAAAATTTTAGAGTCATTTGTTGATCAG aaTGGAATCCGATTTTATCGTGTTAAGTGGGTTGACAATTGGTTAACAGAACAGCATGTAAGTGCAAACTTCCCACATCTTATGACGGAATATTGGATCAATAAGCCCATCAATGATGTTGATTACCAAGCTTATCCAAATCAAGCCAGAACGACATTGCCAAGCTTACCTTTAACCATGCCAGCCTCGCTTTCGATTACTAAAACAGCTCGAACTGAAACTAAAGCCCAGACAAGCTCTGCTACGTTGCATCATATAACTCCCCAGCCGTCTTCATCTATTATGTCGATACCCCAGTTGTTtagcaacgacaacaacaaacaacaaagtaCTGGTGCAAACCTCTTGTCAGCAAAAGCCAACGCAGAAACAGACTTTATAGTTGGCGAGAGTTTAAAATTGCCAGAAAAACTGAATATCAAGTCTGATTTAACCGCATTGAAGGGGAAAAAAAGCGAGATGGAGGAGAAGAACCTCCAGCTTCCTAAATCAACAGACAACtcaattattttgttcttgGACAAAACTAATTTGTATGAAGTCCAGTCTCCTAGTAAGAAAAAAGATACTAGTGTGTTTGCGAGTAAGCCTCCAGTCGGACCTGCGTTGACGCCTTCTTTCGATAATTCGTTGCATCAGTTCGTAAATCAAGCAGCCATGCAACTACCACAGATGGACCACTTAAATTCGCAGCGTCATCAGGCCGCATTGTCACAAATACTGGCAGAAAGTGGCGTTGAGGAGAGAAGAACGAGCATTGCAAAGAAAGTAATTACCAAACAGCAGCAgccgcaacaacaacaacaacaaccggCTACTCCTAAAGACAAGCAGCCGGTAACTTGTGATATTTGTGGCAAGTCGATATCGTCTCGTAAAAATCTTCGCGTACACAAAActgttaaacattttaaaaacggaAACTTTGCGTGTAACGTATGCGGCAGAAAATTTGCTTTGAATCGCGATTTGAAAAGGCACATGCCGCTACACACGAACGAGAGAAAGTACGTTTGTCCTTACTGCGGATTACAGTGTAAACAGCCAGGACACTTGACCAAGCACATACGTACCCATACTGAAGTTATGAACTGGCGTTGTGACtgctgttttaaaaactttaaagttCAGGCTGACTTGAAAGAGCATTGTTTTACGGAACACGCTAACATAAAAGATAGAAACTTGACTTGTTCCGTTTGCAAAGAGAAACTCAAATTGCCGAATTCTGTTTATTTGCATAGTTTGCGACATTCTGGAGTGCGCGAGTTCGAATGTCATATATGCAAGGCCACTTTTAAGTTGAAACAACACATGCAG gttcatttaaaaacccATGAGAAACCTAAAGAACCTGAAAAGATTTCTTGTGAGATCTGTGAGAAGCAGTTCAAATTTCGGCACATGTACGAACGCCATTTGGCGAAGCATGTTGAAAAAACTGCTGAAGAATATCAGGAAAACAAGAGACTAAAAGAAGAGGAAAAAAGAAGCAAGCTGGAAAAAAAGAGGATTGCGGATATGGAGAAACGGAGACGCGGTTCAAAATCGGGCGACGACGATTCTGACTCGGATGTCGAACGGGGTGGTCGGAATCTTTCAAAAAGGAAACGAAGAAAGCCTTCACGAGTCCTGTACAACGAAGAGCTCAAAACCAAGCTTCTGGTAAGGCAAAAGGcgcttttaaaaaaagaaagtgtaTGCCCTCATTGTAACGAATTGTTCAAATCTAAAGCCTTGTTGAACTCGCACGTTAAGTCGCATAAACAAGACGTTCCAGCTGAAAATGGGCCGAACGTGGTGCAAGAGAATCCCAATGTGGGTACGAAAACACTCCAAGAAAATGGTAGCGACGACGAATTCATATTCGAGCCCGTTGATTCAGAAGCTGCTGTTCTAAAATTAACAAGTGTTAATAGCGGTAGCGGAACACGCACCAATGATGTCAGTGATGTTTCTACTTATGAAAACAAAAGTGCTTTGATGGATCCCTGTAACGAAATCGAGACAAATAATACTACTGCGACTAAGCCAAACGAAATACTATCGAACCCATCTGTTACGCCGAATGCTAATAATACCACACAACAAATCACTCAAGCAGTGGAAGTTGTATCACGATCTCAACCGTTAATATCTAATACGAATGACTCTCAACTGCCACTATCTAGTAACAATGACTCACTGACAATGGCTGCTAATAATGTCATTGCGGAAATTCTAATTGCAGCTCATCATGCTAATGCTAGAGCATCCGTTGCAGATTTTGCACCCTCAGCTTCAATAAGAGATGCAACACCAACCCTTCCAACTGTACTGCCGCCGATAGGATTAACAATACCCGGTCATGGTGTGGACGATAGACTGTCTGTTCCTAACGATTTCACAAAAGTTGTACCTCCCTCCCCCTCTGGAAGTAGTCAAATTGAGGCGTCAAACGAAAAGTCTTAG
- the LOC130653809 gene encoding uncharacterized protein LOC130653809, giving the protein MILVRIRCGLLLEDMAVRFNMSTSHISRILITWTDFLHSQFRMLPIWASKETVQNRMPKCFQKSYPNTRVILDCTEVFVEMPTSYRTQSSTFSNYKHHNTAKGLVGIAPDGSVTFVSDLYGGRFSDKRITKDSGIYDLLEPGDSVMADRGFELEEDLPDGVTLNIPPFLDGKPQLSLLEENETRRIASVRVHVERAIERIKNYRILQTVFKLSMAAELNKIWVICCYLVNFLPQLVPDVNTND; this is encoded by the coding sequence aTGATACTGGTTCGAATTCGATGTGGACTTTTGTTAGAAGATATGGCTGTTCGATTTAATATGTCGACAAGTCACATAAgcagaatattgattacatggacagattttttacattcacaatTCCGTATGCTTCCAATATGGGCTTCAAAAGAAACAGTACAAAATAGAATgccgaaatgttttcaaaaaagttacccaaataCCCGTGTCATATTAGATTGTACAGAAGTATTTGTGGAAATGCCTACGTCATATCGCACACAGTCCAGTACCTTTTCAAATTACAAACACCATAATACAGCAAAAGGATTAGTCGGAATAGCTCCTGATGGATCAGTGACATTTGTCTCTGATTTGTATGGTGGACGCTTTTCGGATAAACGAATAACAAAAGATAGTGGTATATACGATTTGCTAGAGCCTGGGGATTCTGTGATGGCTGATAGAGGATTTGAGCTCGAGGAAGATTTACCTGATGGAGTAACATTAAATATTCCACCATTTTTAGATGGAAAACCTCAGCTAAGTTTATTAGAGGAAAACGAAACTAGAAGAATAGCATCTGTACGTGTACATGTCGAACGAGCAATCGAACGTATAAAAAATTACCGAATTTTACAAACAGTTTTCAAACTATCAATGGCTGCTGAACTCAATAAGATATGggttatttgttgttatttagttaattttttaccacagttGGTACCAGATGTAAATACGAAtgactaa
- the LOC130654223 gene encoding ras-related protein Rab-21-like: protein MASANRKNHFKVVLLGEGCVGKTSLVLRYCQDRFNDKHLTTLQASFLNRRLNIDGKRVNLAIWDTAGQERFHALGPIYYRDSHGAILVYDITDEDSFQKVKNWVKELKKMLGDDICLCIAGNKIDLEKDRHVETSEAEEYSRSVGAKHYHTSAKLNKGIEELFLDLTKRMMKKQADDEAEIATNPNSSKGRDQSTRPKDVIIVDDAPKKKSSGCCSSS, encoded by the exons ATGGCAAGTGCTAACAGAAAAAATCACTTTAAAGTAGTTTTACTTGGTGAAGGATGTGTTGGAAAAACCAGTTTAGTATTACGGTATTGTCAAGACAGATTTAACGATAAACATCTCACAACATTACAA GCATCGTTTTTAAATAGACGCCTTAATATTGATGGCAAACGAGTAAATTTGGCGATATGG GACACAGCTGGACAAGAAAGGTTCCATGCTTTAGGACCAATATATTACAGAGATAG TCATGGAGCAATATTAGTATACGATATAACAGATgaggattcgtttcaaaaagtaaaaaactggGTAAAAGAATTAAAGAAAATGTTAGGAGACGATATTTGTCTATGCATTGCAG GCAACAAGATAGATTTAGAAAAAGATCGACACGTAGAAACAAGCGAAGCGGAAGA GTACTCACGCTCAGTAGGGGCGAAACATTATCACACATCTGCCAAATTAAACAAGGGTATAGAAGAATTGTTTCTTGATTTAACGAAGC GTATGATGAAAAAGCAAGCGGATGACGAAGCTGAAATAGCAACCAATCCAAACTCGTCAAAAGGGCGCGACCAATCAACGAGACCGAAAGACGTAATTATCGTTGACGATGCACCGAAAAAGAAGTCAAGTGGCTGTTGCTCTTCTTCGTAG